A region of the Scatophagus argus isolate fScaArg1 chromosome 14, fScaArg1.pri, whole genome shotgun sequence genome:
AAAGAATGAAAACTTTGGCAAAATCTTGCTTGATTAGACGGCAAACATTACAGCTTTTCACATCTGCAGTGACGCTCTGCTCAGACACAAGGTCACATGCTCTACTCTCCCCCATCAGGACTCACTGTCACAGGCGTACGGcttgtctctgtcctccagcgCTGCCGTATCCAGCTTCTTCCGAGTACTGCCCACTCCTCGACCCTGAGGACAGACACACTCTTGCAGTCAAGAGACAGGCTGGGACAGACTCACATGACTGGGATGGGTATTTCATAAAGTATATTCTTTTACATGGCAGTTATTTACCTTCCCTTTTCCTTTGCCCCGTCTTTTAGGCGTGTCTTCCTCGTAGTCTTCATCATCCAGGTCATCCAGGAAGTCATCTGGTTCAACGATTCTCTGTGTTGAGGCAATGACTCAATGAGAAAAAGCGGGTATATAACTGGAAAGGCAAATCATTTTCATGACTCCCTATGTTGACAACAAGAACCTTTCTGATCCGAGTGGCAGGGTTGAGGCCCCCGGTGTAGTCACTCTGGTTTGAATCCTCCTCAGACCCCCGCAGCTCTGTGGTCGTCCGTTTATCCAAGGCGTCGCCCTTCAGCAGGGCCTCCAGGCTGCTGCCATCTGATAATAGAGCATCCTTCTTCAGTCCTATATCTGCCTCTGCGGATACAACACACGGATTAAGACACaagcacaaaagcaaaaagcttTTAGCAACACCTCTCATTCATAAATAATTATTAGAAGATGGTAAGATATCTTGCAGTTTTTtggagggggagaaaaagcattttatagctttttctctttaaattaaaaatggagGATGAACTGGTACCTGACTTGACAGGAGGGAAGATAAGGCGCGGGTCCTCTGGAGGATGAGATCGCCGtttcttcctccacctcctggaTGGGTAGGTGTAGAGCTGCCCTGGAGCCATGCCTGAGGGACGTCAGAACAAATTTATCTACACAACACTGAACCTATTTTAATACAGAATTTATCAGCTTTGACACACTAAGTGGGAAACAAAAATGTCCATCTGTACTATCTCAAAATCCTATTTGATTTGCAAAATTAGCATTCTCATTTTAAACTAAAAGGGCACATTTAGATGCAAGCTTATTCactggaaaatatttatttcataaaactgcatgaaatattttaacaaatgGAAGCTAGTAAACTAAAATCGAAATCATACAGGGAGGCTTACAGTGCATTTTGTGCCAcgcttcatgtttttgtgtctcacCTGGCCCACGGTGTCTTTTTTCCATCCAAATGTAACAGTTGCTCTGAGCCACACCAGTCTGAGAGTCGAGGAACGGCATTCGGACGCTCCTCTCAGCACAGAGCCTGGCGTTGTAGTTATGACACTGCTCCATGGCATCTCTGTAGTACTGCTCTCCCAACCTGACACAAACCAAACCAGAGCAAGACGTGGGTTATTTGGTCTCATGATTAagcgacaaaaaaaaaaatatcagcagcTATGGCTGTTTCAAAACCAGTGCAATCTTACTTCAAACTCCCAAGCCCCTCTGTCACTTTACTTTAAAGCCTCTTTCTCCTGTTGTACCACCACCTTAACAAAATAGCACACTCCCGAGACAATGTCTTTGTATTTCAGACCAAATCATTAGTGAAAGCACAACAGTAAGCACTAAGCACTAAGTTAGCAACAAAGAGGTGGGTAGTCAGCACAGTCACAAGTGTGATGGATGTTCATCAGAAGTGTACTGAAACGGTGCTGTGAGCTTATTCCCCTTTAGAAAAGGTGAGGGCTGCATCTcccaagacagacagactcatgACAGAGTCAGCAAGTGGcaaggaaaagaggaaatgacCACAAATAAGTCTTGCCATCTACCAGTTGCATGTGTTGTGGCTGTCATGGTCACGTCAGTGCAACTAGTCAGACCGAAGTGGTGGAGCTTTGATGAGAGAGCTACAAGAATATTATCTAGTTGTATAGAGGTTTAAAGCAGCTGTTTACAGACTTAAAACAGATGTTATCGTTTCATTTCTGGAGAAGACATGATAACACTGTAAT
Encoded here:
- the dpf2 gene encoding zinc finger protein ubi-d4 isoform X3, giving the protein MAAVVENVVKLLGEQYYRDAMEQCHNYNARLCAERSVRMPFLDSQTGVAQSNCYIWMEKRHRGPGMAPGQLYTYPSRRWRKKRRSHPPEDPRLIFPPVKSEADIGLKKDALLSDGSSLEALLKGDALDKRTTTELRGSEEDSNQSDYTGGLNPATRIRKRIVEPDDFLDDLDDEDYEEDTPKRRGKGKGKGRGVGSTRKKLDTAALEDRDKPYACDICGKRYKNRPGLSYHYAHSHLAEEEGEEKEEMEIIEPALSLPEEPKTPKKGPDGLALPNNYCDFCLGDSKTNHKTGQSEELVSCSDCGRSGHPSCLQFTPVMMAAVKTYRWQCIECKCCNMCGTSENDDQLLFCDDCDRGYHMYCLNPPMSEPPEGSWSCHLCLDLLKDKASIYQNQSAPTS